In Eisenibacter elegans DSM 3317, the genomic window TGGGCTTTTGGTTTATATAACATCTAAAAACCCAACTTCTATGTTCCGACAAATGTTTTGGTACTGCCTCAGTCTGTGTTGTCTCTGCTGGAGTGGCATCAGCCCCACCCCTGCGCCTAACCCTCTGGCACAAAAGCTGGTACAAGCTTACCCCGATTTTTTATTGCGAGTAGAAGGAAACGAACTCATCTGGAAAGATGGTACCCGGATGTTGATTGACGACGGGCGAAGCAAAAGTTTTGAGCAGCGCCTAGCCAACGCCGACCTCAAAGACCAGCTCTCACAAACCTACCCCAAAGGATACCCCTATCCTACCCCTGCCCTCAACCAAGACCCCGGACGGATACGATGTGAAGCTTTTTTTAGGAAAATGTATGGCGCTAGCGAGCAAGCCGTGCGCCAACACCTCGTGGCTGTGCGCTGGTTGCCTTCTAGCATCAACAAAACCTTATATGTAACCCAGCTCAACGGAGTGGCCGAGAAACTACAAGCTGTCGCCAATATACTCGACAAGCGCCCTCACCTACACCCATACCTCAACAACCCTGCGGGTACATTTAACTGGCGTTTCGTCAGCGGCACACAAAACCTCAGCACCCACAGCTTCGGCATTGCCATTGATATCAATGTCAATTATTCGGACTATTGGCAGTGGGCACCCAAAGGCCAAGCACTGGTATACAAAAATCGGATTCCTTGGGAAATTGTGGAAGTCTTTGAGCAACACGGCTTTATATGGGGGGGCAAATGGTATCACTACGACACCATGCACTTTGAGTATAGGCCGGAACTGTTATAATTTGGTCGAAAAAAAATTAGTTGTTTTTTGGTTTACCGATATTATTTGTACATTTGTCGAATAATACGCAACACTCACCGAAAATATCTCGTACAAACCTATATACCAACAAGACAACCGTTATGAGAAAGTTCTTTTATTTCATCTTACTCGCCGGCTTGGTATCAGCCTGCCAAAGCGGCGGAGAAACCAACGACAAAGACGCAACATCGGGCTTGAGTGAGGCCGGCGCAGTGTCTTGTTTGGCCAATCAACAATCCAAATTAGAGCAATTGATGTCCAAGTCGTTTGTAGGCCAGTATGTCAGCCTAAGTGAAGACGCAACACTTAACACCTCTTCACATCAAGGTCCGCAAAATGGATATCTCAATAAAGCTATTTGGACTTGGACTTTGGGGGAGCGTACCGTAGAAGGGACGGCTGGCGTACGCTGGCGCGAAACAGAAAGTGGTTTTTTGGGCATCAGCGGGTTTACAACCTTTGTAGAAGGCTCATCTGTTGATGGTTATGATGGCGCAAGCGCCGCAGAGTATCTGTCTTTATTGTATCGGACAGAAGAGCGAGTGGCCGTGCGCCCGGTAGCACAAAACGATGATCTCCTCAGCCCACAAGAACGTGAAATAGCCAAAGGCCTAGAGAAACAAATCAGCTATAATACCAAGATTTTGGATGTGCCCGAGGTAGGCGATGCAGCTCGATGGGATGTGCTCAATAAGACACTCTTGGTAGCCCATAAAAATGTACTCTTTGGCATTCGCTCGCAAGTTGAAGCCGATGAGGAAGCCAATATAGCCCTAGCTGTGAAGATTGCTAGAGATTTGCTTAAAAAATGCCATTAAAATACCTCCCATCCACAACCGGCTTTTCTTTTACCAGCTATCTACTTATTCGACCTTTATAAACAGGTGTGTGTTTATATACCCGGAGTTCCGACGCCACTTGGCGATCGGAACTTTTTTTGTGCCTGCGGTTAGGTAGCCCCTAAAAAACAGCCAACGGCATCAACAATCCCTAAACAGGCGTAGGGAGAATATTAGTTTTGAATAGCTTGATAGCAATGGCCAGCAAGATGATGCCAAAGACCTTGCGCAGGATATTAAGCCCTGATTTGCCCAGCCGCTGCCCAATAGGTTTGGAAAGCTTAAGCACCAAATACACAAACAACAGGTTGACGACTACCCCCACCATCACGTTGGCTTGCTCATACTCGGCTTTGAGCGAGATGAGCGTAGTCATTGTGCCGGCTCCAGCAATGAGCGGAAAAGCCAAAGGAACAATCGTAGAAGTACTTTGCTCTTCGGCATCTTCTCTGAAAAGTGTGATGCCCAAGACCATCTCGATACCCAAAGCAAAAATAATGATAGAGCCAGCTACGGCAAAGGAGGCGATATCAATCCCAAAAAGCTTTAAAATAGAATCCCCCAAAAACAAAAAAACAAACATCAGTACCCCCGCCACAATGGTCGCCTTCTCTGATTCAATATGCCCTTGGCGCTTCTGGATGTCCAAAATAATGGGGATAGAACCCAAAATATCAATCACCGAAAAAAGTACTAGAGATACCGACATAATCTCTTTGAAGTTGAACATATCCAGCATAACTTAATTTTGTGCTAACTTTGCTTATATTATTGTTTTTAGTTGTGCGCTTGGCGCAGCACAAATATAATGGTTAATTATCGGAATGGCTCATTGAGCATCCAAATACCCCCTGTATCACACTCAAACCCTATAAAAATATGAATATCGGAGACCGCGTACGCCTTTTACACGGGCGCGAAGAAGGAGTTATCACCCGCTTGATAGACCCAAAGCTGGTAGAAGTAGAAATAGAAGATGGTTTTACGATTCCTGTACTCAAAACCGAACTGGTAACCATTGCCAAAGAAGAAGGAGAGCGATTTGGTACACCCAACAAAGAAGCCAGCAGCCCTAAGGAAGCCGCCAAGCCTCAGGTAATGAGCCAAAAGGGCTTTTATGCGGCTTTTGTGCCTGTAAATGATAAGCAGCTTTCGCTATACCTTATCAATAATACGGATTATGACCTCTGCCTGAGTGTGTCCGAAGAACGTGATAGCCTACACAATGGCCTCTATGCAGGCGTTTTGGGTAAACGCAAAACCCAAAAAGTACACAGCCTCTCGCTCGACCAGTTTGAGCAATGGGGAGTGTTTGTTTTCCAAGCACTTTATTTTGCTATGGGCAAACATCAACACAAAACCCCCTTTTATCGCAAGCTCAAGTGTAAGGCCAACAGTTTTTTCAAGAGCAAGAAAGAAGCACCTATCTTGGGTAAGCAGGCCTATACCCTACAGCTCGACCGTGAGGATAGCCCTTGGCAAGTGCAGGTAGACATACAGGTACACCTTAGCGATGAGGAAGCCCCAACCCAACCAAGCGTAGACCCCATACGCCTAAGAGAGCAACTGTTGGCTCCCAATAGCTTGACTGATGAACTGGTAGTCCCTCAGAGTAGCTCCAAAGCCGCCACACACAATCTCAAGGAGGTTGATCTCCATATCGAAAAGTTGACACCACACTACGCTAAAATGAACAATGCGGAGATGCTGACCCTACAGCTCGATACTTTTGAGCGCTACCTAGACCAAGCCATTGCTGCCGGAATAACAGAGCTGGTTTTCATACACGGTGTAGGCAACGGCAAACTACGTCAAGAGATTCACCGCCGCCTAAGCAAGCATCCTCATATCCGCCATTACCAAGACGCAAAGCGCGAAAAATTTGGCTATGGCGCTACTTTAGTGGCTATCTAGTGAAATAGCGCCTTTTGGCCGCAGACCTATAAGGTTTTGAAAACCTTATAGGTTGCTCAGAAATAGTAAAACTTCGCTCAGGCACACCCTCATATATTGGTGTCTTGTCGGTATCCTCATCATTCAGTAGTAGACATTCCCAAAGATTTGATACGCTTGCGTTCGACACGTGCCGTAATACTGATACTGATTTCGTAGAGCACACTCAAGGGCAGAAAAATCAATACTTGGCTGAACATGTCCGGAGGGGTCAACACCGCCGCGACCACTAAGATAATCACAATGGCATGGCGGCGATAAGTACGTAAAAATGCGGCGCTAATAAGCCCCGCCGCAGCCAAAAAATAGACAAATACCGGCAGCTGAAACAAGATAGCAGAAGCCAGCACAATGCTCGTCAGGGTAGATACATAGGAGATGATATCAAACTCATTGATGATAGAAGGATCGAGGGTATAGCCTGCCAAAAAGTTGATAGACAAGGGCGAGATGATATAATAGCCAAACAACACGCCCAGAATAAACAACAGGCTGACAAAAAAAGTAGCGCCACGGGCGGCCTTCTGTTCGGCAGGATAAAGACCAGGGCGTATAAAGCTCCATATTTCCCAAAAAGCATAAGGGAATGCTAGAATAAGGCCGATGACCGCCGAGGAGGTCAAGTGCATCATAAACTGACCTGCCATCTGTCGGCTTTGAATCGTAAAGTTGAGTTGATTGATACACAGCGCCTTAGTTTGTAATAATTCGCTTAGTTGGCAGAGCGCTTGATAAGTCCAAAAATCTGTGCGCGAAGGTCCCAAAATCACCACCCCAAATACAAAAGGCTTGGCCAAAAAAGCGGCAATGCCAAACACAAAAATGGCAGCGCCAGAGCGGATGAGGTGCCAACGCAGCTCTTCGAGGTGGTCAATGAAGCTCATTTCTTTCTCAGTAGTAGCCGCCTCTTGGCGGTTTTGGCGTAGGGCTTGGGCTACGTGTCCTATCAGTCCTAGTTTGGCAGGTTGTTTCATATATTTTTGGGCGGAAATCAAGTAGACTACAAAGTTACACAATGCCTTTGGAGTAAAAAAGCGCTCATAAACCCTATCTTTGCAACGCAAAACAAAACAAAGATGATTAGTTGGATTTATTTGGTCATAGCCGGGCTTTTCGAGACCGGGTTTGCTACCTGCCTCGGCAAGGCACAAGAAAGCGAAGGAGCTACAGCGATTTATTGGTATGTAGGGTTTGCGCTCTGCCTAACGGTGAGTATGCTGCTTTTATGGAAAGCTACCCAAGTACTGCCTATCGGCACTGCTTATGCCGTCTGGACGGGCATTGGCGCAGTAGGAACGGTGGTGATGGGAATTTGGCTTTTTGCAGAGCCGGTGGCCTTTTGGCGAATGTTTTTCTTGGCGACGCTTATTGCTTCTATCATCGGGCTGAAAGCCGTTACGAAGGGTTAGCACTGGTGGTTGTATGTTCCTACACATCCACTGAATTAAAGACTTATTCACGCCACTGGATATTTTTCAAATCCCACAGTTAATACTACAGGCTAAGTCTTATTTTACCCCCAAAATAAGGTCTGAGCTTGTCTTGGAGCTGGAACTCCGAGCTACTTTTCCAAAAATGTCCAGAGGCCTGGGCTTTGCATAATCAAGCAAAGATTAGTGATGGGAAATATAGCGTCTAAAAATCATATTTCTATCGAATTATGAGCTTAGGGGTTTTATTTTGGTGTCAATGAGCCGTGTTTTAAACCATCACTTACTATTTTTGTTCCAAAGAGACTACCCCTATGGCGATTAGACATTCCCAAGCCCACCAATACGATGCAGTACATTTTTTTGAATTTGGCTATAGCCCTTCCCGACTTTTGCCTTTTCTAAAGGTACACTGTTATTGGCTCGACGGTGTATTAATTGATACCGCACAACGCCGGATGCAGCCTCAGGTGTTGTCGGCCTTACAGTCGTTGCCTATACATAGCATCTTGCTCACCCACTACCACGAAGACCACTCGGGCAATGCCGCCGCACTCTCCCAACAAACCCAAGCGCCTGTGTATGCCGGGATGCTTACTCAGCAGTTGATGCAGGATTTGCCTCCCATACTCCCTTATCAACATTGGGCTTTTGGGGCGGCAACACCGCTGACAGACATACAGCCCCTACCTGAAGTCATCGAAACGGAACACTATCGGCTGGAACCGCTTTTTTGCCCCGGCCATTCCCCCGACCACTACGCATTTCTGGAGCCCTCACAAGGTTGGCTCTTTGCCGGAGATTTGTTCTTGGGTAAATTAAAATACACCCGCCGCGACGAAAACCCCAAAGAATTGATGGCTTCTATCGAACGGGTGCTGCAATATGATTTTGACGTGCTTTTTTGTGCCCACAATCCTCGTCTCACCCAAGGCAAACAAGCCTTGGCCGAAAAACTAGCCTACCTACAAGCGCTGCGCGAAGAAGCCAATTATTGGCACCGCAAAGGTTATGGTCTGAGCGCTATCCAACGTAAGGTCAAGCTGCCCGACAGCCTCTTCGTCCGCCTGTGGACTTGGGACGATGTACGGGCGCGCTATCTCATTCAGGGGCTGCTGGATGCGCCCATAACAGCGCTTATCGCCGCCAGTTAGAGATGGTAAAACCTATCGTCCAACGGGTATCGTTATTTTTACGGCCTTCTACTACCACACTCTCAAAAGAGTTTTCGATGGCTGTCTGGATGGCAAAATAAGCTGAGAGGGGCAACTCCAACGAAGCGATGCCATTCCAACGAAAGTTATCCTTATCGAGGGCAGGCTGTAAAAAGGCTATGTGTCTGAAGATGAGCTTGTTGGAAAAAAATCGGTATTCCCCTTTGATACGGGTAGAATTACGCCATACGCTGATGTCTTCACGCTCCGGGGAGTCAAAATCAGTAGTTTCGTACATAATGGCATTGCTGATAGAAAACTTGTAGTTGTTCGTTTTGATAATCCGCCAAGCCAAGCCCGCCCCGGCAAGATAACGCAGTTTGATTTTACGCAAGTTGCTCACCTCTCCAAAGCCAAAGGCAATGCCATAAAAGCGGCGTTCGTGAAAAATCCCCACGTTGAGATCAGTACTATAATCTCGCTCAGCCAGTACTCCTGCTTGACTGCCGTATACATAGCGGGGGCTCATATCAAAGCTAAAGACCGACCCGGGGCGCTCATAAGATAAGCTAAGGCCTGTTTCGACCAATATCCGTTCAATGTTTCCGGCAGTAGCCAAGCCTCGTCCTGTAAAGCGTGCGCGCAAGTTGGGGTTGGGCTTCACCACTTGTGTCTGTACGGTGTTGAGTGTAGTATTGCTCGCTGGGTCGGCCTGCAAGGTCCGTATCACTTGTTGGAGAGAGTCGATTTGGCGCAGCGCCAAACTGTCTGTGGTTTGGGCTAGAATAGCCTGAGGTATCAACCCAAAACAAAACAACGCTGCCAAATAGTGGAGCGTATTGTTTACCAAAGTATGTGTGTGTCTCATTGTGAGTATATGATGGGGTAAAAATTAGCAACAAGCAAACATACGCAACAGCCCCGTGCGAGTTGGGGCTTAATGTGTGCTAATTTACCAATCCCCTACTTGCGTTTATGAAGCAGCCCAAGCAATTCAAGAAGGCCGCCTGCCCGACAACGGTTTGTGGGATACTCAAGAAAAAGGAATGGAAGCCAAAAAAACTGGTATCTGATAGAGATATAGTTCGTTTTTTATCTCACCAAGCCAAGAAAAAATTATCTTTACCCTCATACCAACCTTCATACATAGGCTGCGTATGTGCTTAGGCGTTGCTCCCACACCAAACCCAGAACAATATGAACCGCAACAAAAAACTAACCCGCATCCTTTCTATCGATGGCGGAGGAATTCGAGGAATTTTACCCGGGCAAGTCCTTGTAGCGCTTGAAAATAAGCTGCGCCTGCGCACAGGCAATCCTGATGCCCGTTTGGCTGATTTTTTTGACCTTCTGGCCGGCACTAGCACTGGTGGTATCCTGACCTGTCTCTTGCTTACTCCCAGCACGGAAGTGCCTAGCCGCCCACGTTTTGGGGCTGAGGAGGCCGTGGCGCTCTATCTCCAAAATGGAAGTGCCATTTTTGATGTACCGTTGTGGCACGGGCTACGTACTGTTCGGGGGATTCTGAATGCACGCTACCCTGCTAAGGCCATTGAATCTGTAATACAAGGATATCTGGGAGACCTAAAACTGAGCGAGTTGGTCAAGCCTTGTTTGATTACTTCATACGATGTACAGCGCTGCCGACCTAAGTTTTTTACACAACACAACGCTCTAGAAGGGCTAAAACGAGGCAATTTAGGCCACGATTTTTACGTTCGTGAGGTTGCCCGTGCGACCTCTGCCGCACCTACTTATTTTCCGGCAGCCAATGTAACTTCACTTTCGGGAGTGCACTACCCGCTGATAGACGGGGGTATTTTTGCCAATAACCCTACGCTCTGTGCGTATGCCGAAGCGCGGCAAATGGATTTTGGGGAGGAGAAAATACACCCCAACGCAGCCGATATGCTGATTCTTTCGCTCGGAACAGGCAATAACTCTACTTCGTATGAATACCAAAAGATCCGAAATTGGGGTATTGCAGAATGGATTCAGCCGCTAATAGACATGATGATGAATGGGGTGTCACAAACGGTTGATTATCAGCTCCGACAGATGTACGACGCCGTCGGTACACCCCATCAGTACATCCGTATAGACCCCATCTTTGGTGATGCCAAGCCTAGTATGGACGATGCCTCCGAACAAAACCTGAAGGCCTTGGCCGCCGCCGGCATTGAAACCGCCGAAATTCACGATGCTACCCTCGACCGTGTCGTAGATATGCTTATTGCCAATGCCTGATTTCCTTCGTTGATTTTCTTATGCCTCAGCACTTCTCCAAGATACTCGCCTTGTTACACAGCGGCCAAGTTGATAATATCTACCTTGCCTTGAGTTTGGCGCATCATCACTATGCCGCTCTTTTTGAGGAACAGGTGGGCTATAGCCCTGCCAGTTTCCGTAATTTGGTCGATTGGTTGGCGGCTTATGCACCCGACACCCTACATCGTCCGCTATATGAGGTAGATATGCTGTTTCTCAACAGCCGAAATATTCAAGAACTGCCAGAGGCCTTGCCCTATCTGAGCAATTTGCAAATTTTGTCGCTAGACCAAAACACGCTGACACATTTTCCTATCCAGATTACGGCCTTACCCAAGCTACGAGCCCTATACCTGAGTAATAACCAAATTAACGCCATCCCCCAAGCACTTGGGCAACTAAGACAGCTCAAAATGTTGCACATCAGCCATAACAGGCTCGTTTCGCTGCCTGAGAGCCTAACCCAGCTCTCAGCGCTCGAAGTGCTTAATATCAGCCACAATGCTATCAAACAGCTACCCCAGAGTATTGGCCGACTCCAGCGCTTGCGAAGCCTCCAACTAACTTATAATCAGCTGGAGGCTTTACCCGAAGGGTTGGGAATGCTCCCTTTGCTCAATCCACTATGCCTCTATGGCAACCCTACAGAGTTGTTTATCCCTCCAAGTTTGAGAGATACACCCTTGCTGAGCCAACGGCGTTGTTGAGTGGGTATTTACTTGTAACGCTTTAGGGGTATTCAATTTATTTTTGGATAACCCCTAACAATCTCACTTCTTCAGGTCTTTTTTAGCAACGTAGTTGCCACAACATCGGTAGAGTTGAATGCTCCCTTATACCTTGTTGGCTAGGTTTTTCTGCAACAATGCCTGCATAATGCCGTTTTTGAGCCCTACGTCCGGCACAAGCATTTGTGAGGCTTGGGCTGCTTCCATCGCCGAGATATAAATATCTGCAGCTGGCGGCAGCGTTTCTGCACGGTCGGGGTTGAGCTTAAGCCTATGGATACGAGTAGGGATATCAAAGGCTGCCACATAATTGCGGATCGTGCGGATTTCGTCAATGGGCAAGATATCTCCCTTTTTGGAGAGCATCGAGGCTATTTTGTTGATATTCCCTCCAGTCCCGATGGCCATCAAGGGAGTGGGACTGGGGTTGACTTGAAGCTGCTCTCGAATCCAGCTTTCTAAGGCTTTTAGTTTTTCTTGGAAAGAAGTGCTTTGCGCATTGCGTATAGAGCCTATTTCATAAGATTGCGTGGCCACTTTTTGTCGGTCTATGTAATAGTTCAGCTCTGTGCTTCCCCCGCCGACATCGATGTGTATGTAGTTTTTGTCGGCATCCAGCAGACTACCAATCACCTGTCCGGTATATTCTGCCTCTTGTTTGCCATCAATAATTTGGATTTGGAGGCCGAAGCGGTCTTCTATTTTTTTGGCTATATCGAGTCCGTTGCTGGCTTCGCGCATAGCAGAAGTAGCCAAAGCTAGATAGTCTTCGACTTGATGCAAATCCATCAAAAGTTTGAAGGCGTGCATCAGCTTGAGCATTTCTTGCTGTTTTTCTTTATCTATTTTGCCGGTTTCAAAAACGCTCTTACCCAAGCGTAGTGGAAACCGCACATATTCAACTTGTTTGAGTGTGGGTTGAGGCTCTTCCTCTATCACACGGCTGATATATAGGCGTGCGCCGTTGGAGCCGATGTCTATGGCAGCTAAATTCACAAGCGATGGGGTTTGGTGCAACTTTAGTGTAAGTCAAAGTTACAAAAAAAAACGGATTTTGGTACTCCGTTCAATACTCCGTTAACGTAGATGTAACGAAAAAATTTGCCTTAGGCATCAGTTGTGATGTTTTTATCGGGCTCTGCCAACAGCAGTAAAGACTCAATACCTGGTTCTTCTACCCGCTGATGGAGATTGTAATAAGCGCGTCTAAACCAATGAATAAACGTAATGACCGACACCATGCTCAGGCTTGTGTAAACCCATACAAAAATTATTTGTAGCTAAACAAGCGCTTTGTATTGATTTTCTGAGACTACTCCTCCCTTCAGACCCAACTATAAAGGTTATACCCTAGGACAAACCCTATCAGCTCTAGTATCATGATAAGTCCTATCACGACCATAGTCACAGTTGACTGTATTTTGTTGGGTTTTATGCGTTGCACAGCTCAATATTGCGATTTGAAGAGGCAATTTGCGCTCAAATATATCCCAATACTTGCTTATTTTGGTAGCTATTTAGGAGACTCAAATACTTGATTACTAGATACTTGCAAGAGAATGAGTTTCAACCCTAGGAATTTAGTCAAAATACAGCTACTTGATAATTAGTGATTTATAAAATAAGCTTGTTTAAAACCGAACTATATAACAAAAAACAACTAGTTGATAATGAGAGATTTGCGTCAAATAATACCACCTAAATAGTTACTTATTTTGAGGATTTATTGAATTTAATTTGCTTGATACGCAAGAGTTTTCAGTACACTACAGGTTCCAAACCAGTTCTGATTGGGTATCACTCACTTTAACACAAAAGCCCCTCTGCAATAGGGGGCTTTTGTGATTAATGGCATACTGTGGCATCAGGTTTGGTTACCAAATCACCACACGAACATTTTCGGGGCGGTACATTGGGTCTCCTTCCTTTACATCAAAAGCCTTGTAGAAGTAAGGCATATTTGACATCGGGCCAATGGTGCGGAACTCCCCGGGCGAGTGAGGGTCGGTTTTGATTTGCTCTAGTCTCACCTGGGGGCGGTACTTGCTACGCCATACACGGGCAAACCCGATAAAGAGGCGTTGCTCGGGCGTAAAGCCGTCTTTGTCGGCGGGGCGGCCATTTTTGGCAAAAGAACGTTGTAGCGCATCATAGGCTAGGGTAAGCCCGCCAAGGTCGGCGATATTTTCGCCCAATGTGAGTTGTCCGTTGACGTGTACGCTATCTAGTACAGTGTAGGCGTTGAACTGCTCCACCATTTTGCGGGTGCGTTCTTCAAACTTTTGGCGGTCTTCAGGAGTCCACCACATACGTAGGTTGCCATCGGCATCAAACTGGCTGCCTTGGTCGTCGAAGCCGTGGATGATTTCGTGGCCTATTACGGCTCCGATAGCCCCATAGTTAAGCGCATCATCCGCTTTGAAATCAAAGAAAGGTGGTTGCAAAATTCCGGCAGGGAATACGATTTCGTTGCGGGTAGGGCTATAGTAGGCATTAACGGTAGGCGGAGTCATTCCCCACTCGTTGGGGTCTACGGGCTGGCCTAGCTTGCTGATGGTTTCGGCAAACTCAAAAGCACTCACACGGCGGAGGTTGCCAAGGAAATCATCGGCACGTAGGTCGAGCTTGCTATAGTCGCGCCATACATCAGGATAGCCGATTTTGTAGTTGATGGCGTTGAGCTTTTTAAGGGCTTCTTCTTTGGTAGCCTCTCCCATCCAGTCGAGGTTTTTGATACGCTCGCGCAATGCCTCGCGGATATTCTCAATCATTTCTTCCATACGGACTTTAGCCGCAGGAGGGAAGGCTTCGGCTACGTAGAGTTTGCCTAGAGGTTGGCCTACAGCACGGTTGACCATGCCTTGCATAATTTTCCAACGCTCTTGCATTTCGGAAATACCCCTTAGGCGAGTGCTGAAAAACTCAAAGCTGGTTTTTTCTAGCTCTTCGCTCAAGTACGCCGAT contains:
- a CDS encoding M15 family metallopeptidase: MFRQMFWYCLSLCCLCWSGISPTPAPNPLAQKLVQAYPDFLLRVEGNELIWKDGTRMLIDDGRSKSFEQRLANADLKDQLSQTYPKGYPYPTPALNQDPGRIRCEAFFRKMYGASEQAVRQHLVAVRWLPSSINKTLYVTQLNGVAEKLQAVANILDKRPHLHPYLNNPAGTFNWRFVSGTQNLSTHSFGIAIDINVNYSDYWQWAPKGQALVYKNRIPWEIVEVFEQHGFIWGGKWYHYDTMHFEYRPELL
- a CDS encoding MarC family protein, with the translated sequence MFNFKEIMSVSLVLFSVIDILGSIPIILDIQKRQGHIESEKATIVAGVLMFVFLFLGDSILKLFGIDIASFAVAGSIIIFALGIEMVLGITLFREDAEEQSTSTIVPLAFPLIAGAGTMTTLISLKAEYEQANVMVGVVVNLLFVYLVLKLSKPIGQRLGKSGLNILRKVFGIILLAIAIKLFKTNILPTPV
- a CDS encoding Smr/MutS family protein; this encodes MNIGDRVRLLHGREEGVITRLIDPKLVEVEIEDGFTIPVLKTELVTIAKEEGERFGTPNKEASSPKEAAKPQVMSQKGFYAAFVPVNDKQLSLYLINNTDYDLCLSVSEERDSLHNGLYAGVLGKRKTQKVHSLSLDQFEQWGVFVFQALYFAMGKHQHKTPFYRKLKCKANSFFKSKKEAPILGKQAYTLQLDREDSPWQVQVDIQVHLSDEEAPTQPSVDPIRLREQLLAPNSLTDELVVPQSSSKAATHNLKEVDLHIEKLTPHYAKMNNAEMLTLQLDTFERYLDQAIAAGITELVFIHGVGNGKLRQEIHRRLSKHPHIRHYQDAKREKFGYGATLVAI
- the tatC gene encoding twin-arginine translocase subunit TatC; protein product: MKQPAKLGLIGHVAQALRQNRQEAATTEKEMSFIDHLEELRWHLIRSGAAIFVFGIAAFLAKPFVFGVVILGPSRTDFWTYQALCQLSELLQTKALCINQLNFTIQSRQMAGQFMMHLTSSAVIGLILAFPYAFWEIWSFIRPGLYPAEQKAARGATFFVSLLFILGVLFGYYIISPLSINFLAGYTLDPSIINEFDIISYVSTLTSIVLASAILFQLPVFVYFLAAAGLISAAFLRTYRRHAIVIILVVAAVLTPPDMFSQVLIFLPLSVLYEISISITARVERKRIKSLGMSTTE
- a CDS encoding DMT family transporter; the encoded protein is MSWIYLVIAGLFETGFATCLGKAQESEGATAIYWYVGFALCLTVSMLLLWKATQVLPIGTAYAVWTGIGAVGTVVMGIWLFAEPVAFWRMFFLATLIASIIGLKAVTKG
- a CDS encoding MBL fold metallo-hydrolase; this encodes MAIRHSQAHQYDAVHFFEFGYSPSRLLPFLKVHCYWLDGVLIDTAQRRMQPQVLSALQSLPIHSILLTHYHEDHSGNAAALSQQTQAPVYAGMLTQQLMQDLPPILPYQHWAFGAATPLTDIQPLPEVIETEHYRLEPLFCPGHSPDHYAFLEPSQGWLFAGDLFLGKLKYTRRDENPKELMASIERVLQYDFDVLFCAHNPRLTQGKQALAEKLAYLQALREEANYWHRKGYGLSAIQRKVKLPDSLFVRLWTWDDVRARYLIQGLLDAPITALIAAS
- a CDS encoding DUF481 domain-containing protein; translated protein: MRHTHTLVNNTLHYLAALFCFGLIPQAILAQTTDSLALRQIDSLQQVIRTLQADPASNTTLNTVQTQVVKPNPNLRARFTGRGLATAGNIERILVETGLSLSYERPGSVFSFDMSPRYVYGSQAGVLAERDYSTDLNVGIFHERRFYGIAFGFGEVSNLRKIKLRYLAGAGLAWRIIKTNNYKFSISNAIMYETTDFDSPEREDISVWRNSTRIKGEYRFFSNKLIFRHIAFLQPALDKDNFRWNGIASLELPLSAYFAIQTAIENSFESVVVEGRKNNDTRWTIGFTISNWRR
- a CDS encoding patatin-like phospholipase family protein — its product is MNRNKKLTRILSIDGGGIRGILPGQVLVALENKLRLRTGNPDARLADFFDLLAGTSTGGILTCLLLTPSTEVPSRPRFGAEEAVALYLQNGSAIFDVPLWHGLRTVRGILNARYPAKAIESVIQGYLGDLKLSELVKPCLITSYDVQRCRPKFFTQHNALEGLKRGNLGHDFYVREVARATSAAPTYFPAANVTSLSGVHYPLIDGGIFANNPTLCAYAEARQMDFGEEKIHPNAADMLILSLGTGNNSTSYEYQKIRNWGIAEWIQPLIDMMMNGVSQTVDYQLRQMYDAVGTPHQYIRIDPIFGDAKPSMDDASEQNLKALAAAGIETAEIHDATLDRVVDMLIANA
- a CDS encoding leucine-rich repeat domain-containing protein is translated as MPQHFSKILALLHSGQVDNIYLALSLAHHHYAALFEEQVGYSPASFRNLVDWLAAYAPDTLHRPLYEVDMLFLNSRNIQELPEALPYLSNLQILSLDQNTLTHFPIQITALPKLRALYLSNNQINAIPQALGQLRQLKMLHISHNRLVSLPESLTQLSALEVLNISHNAIKQLPQSIGRLQRLRSLQLTYNQLEALPEGLGMLPLLNPLCLYGNPTELFIPPSLRDTPLLSQRRC
- a CDS encoding Ppx/GppA phosphatase family protein is translated as MNLAAIDIGSNGARLYISRVIEEEPQPTLKQVEYVRFPLRLGKSVFETGKIDKEKQQEMLKLMHAFKLLMDLHQVEDYLALATSAMREASNGLDIAKKIEDRFGLQIQIIDGKQEAEYTGQVIGSLLDADKNYIHIDVGGGSTELNYYIDRQKVATQSYEIGSIRNAQSTSFQEKLKALESWIREQLQVNPSPTPLMAIGTGGNINKIASMLSKKGDILPIDEIRTIRNYVAAFDIPTRIHRLKLNPDRAETLPPAADIYISAMEAAQASQMLVPDVGLKNGIMQALLQKNLANKV